GCCGTCGGCGGCGCGGACGCGTGATTTCCCGGCTGGCCGGCCAGCCCGTATCTACCTCGTTTCCCGGTTTTTCTTCCGATGCGCGGCTAGTCTTCTATTCCGCCGCCAGAGCAGATCTTGCCCCTTCCCTCCGCCTTGGCTTGATAAAGCAGGCGGTCTGCCTCCTGGATCAGGGCCGCATGGGGTTCTTCCCGTCGCGGCACGCGACACGCCAAGCCTATGCTGAGGGTGACGATGGCGGACCGCTCCGATGCGCTATGCTCTATTTGCAAGGCCTGAATGGCGGCGGCAATGCGTTCCGCGACGGCCTGCGCGCCCGCGAGGTCGGTGTCCGGCAGCAGGCAGGCGAACTCTTCGCCGCCGAAGCGCGCGGCCAGGTCATAAGGCCTGTTCAGCTGCGCCTGCATGGCGCCGGCGATTTGACGCAGGCAGTCGTCGCCGGCGTGATGGCCATAGCGGTCGTTGAAACGCTTGAAGTAGTCGACATCGGACATGATCAGCGCCAGCGGAAGAGCGCTGCGCTGACAGCGGCTCCATTCGCGTTGCAAGCACTCGTCGAAGCGGCGCCGGTTGGCGATGCCGGTCAAGCCGTCGCTGAAGGCGAGCTTCTTGAGCTGATCGGACTGGCGCTTGAGCAGCAGGTGGGATTTGACCCGATTGCGCAAGGTGGACGGGTTGACCGGCTTGCTGACGAAATCCACCGCGCCGGCTTCCCAGCAGGCGGTTTCCTGCTCCTGCCCGCTGTGGCCGGTGATGAAGATGATGGGGATATGCTGAGTGTCGGGGTGCCGTTTGAGCTCGCGGCACACTTCCATGCCGTCCATTTCCGGCATTTCCACATCCAGCAACACCAGGTCGGGCGGGCTGTTCAGACAGAGCGCGATGCCCTGCCGACCGCTGGTGGCCATGAAGACCTGATGCTGGGGATGCAGGATTTGATGCGTCGCCATGATGTTGGCAGGCTGGTCGTCTATCACCAGGATTTTGCCGCGCGGCGCATCTTCCGCGTCAGGCGGGCTATTGAGGCGTTCGCTCATTGGATTCTGCCTGTTTGCGTATCCAGTCGGCGCAACGGCGGGAGGCCGCGGAAAAGTCTAATTTCATGATGTCCTCGTCCAGTTGCGCCAACTCGTCGGGAAATGATGTCCCGTAGCTGGCGCGGAGCTGGCCAAAGGCGGGCAGCGCATCCATGCTGGAGGCGTCCAGCATTTCTTGCAAGTGGGCCAGATTCTCGCTGAGCCCCGGCGGCTCGGTTTCGGCTTGGACCGTGCCCGCCGCTTGGGAGACATCGGCTTGAGACGCCAGGCTCAGGGCGGCTTCTATCGCTTGCAGCAACGCTTCGGATAGACGAGGCAAGGAGGGCGCGAGCTCAGCCTTGGCGTTTTGCCTGGCGAGGGTTTCCAATTCGGCGGCGACGAGGGCCAGCTGATCGGCGCCGACTGTCGAGGCCAGCCCCTTCAGGGTATGCAGCAGGCGGGCGGCGGGCGAGGGCTGACCCGATGGCGAGGGCGCCGCCAGTTCGTCGAACAAGGATTGGCTTTCTTGGGCGAAATTGCGCAGCGTATGCAGGTAAATGGGCAGATTGCCGCCGAAGCGAACGAGCGCGCTTTGGCTGTTCAGCACCGGGCGGCCGGCATCCTGCGATTCAACTGCGTCAGGAGCGGGGAGGGGTTCGATGGCGGGCTGCGCGCGGCCGGTATGGCGCAGGATGACTCTGACGAGCTCGGCCAGATCGAAGGGCTTGCCGACATGGGCGTTCATGCCGGCGTCGCGCGCCGCCTCTTTGTCCGCCGGCATGACATTGGCGGTCATCGCGACGATGGGCAACTGGGCGGCGGAGTAGCTGGCGCGCAGCAAGCGGGTGACGGTATAGCCATCCATATCCGGCATCTGGATATCCATCAACACCAGGTCGAACAAGGGCGAGGCGGCGTTGACGGCCTGCAGCGCCGCCTGGCCGCAATCGGCAACCTGGACGTCGGCGCCCTCGTTGCGCAGCAGCTCGCAGGCGACTTGCTGGTTGACCGGATTGTCCTCCACCAGCAGCAGCCTGACACCCTCCAGGCTGGGGCGGGCGCCGGGCGCGCGC
The Chromobacterium sp. IIBBL 290-4 DNA segment above includes these coding regions:
- a CDS encoding diguanylate cyclase — encoded protein: MSERLNSPPDAEDAPRGKILVIDDQPANIMATHQILHPQHQVFMATSGRQGIALCLNSPPDLVLLDVEMPEMDGMEVCRELKRHPDTQHIPIIFITGHSGQEQETACWEAGAVDFVSKPVNPSTLRNRVKSHLLLKRQSDQLKKLAFSDGLTGIANRRRFDECLQREWSRCQRSALPLALIMSDVDYFKRFNDRYGHHAGDDCLRQIAGAMQAQLNRPYDLAARFGGEEFACLLPDTDLAGAQAVAERIAAAIQALQIEHSASERSAIVTLSIGLACRVPRREEPHAALIQEADRLLYQAKAEGRGKICSGGGIED